In the genome of Phycisphaerales bacterium, one region contains:
- a CDS encoding ParB/RepB/Spo0J family partition protein → MPEHIIQHVPTNKPVSSGNVRAGLDEEEQVSLAQSIAQNGILVPLLGHYEGDALIVDDGHRRLDAARRAGLATVPMLIAEKAPTPAERVTLQLLANTQRQGLKVTEHARAVHELMQATGWSAAEVSLRLGRPSPGTISKLLSLLVLPRQVHDLIDAGRIPMSSAYQIVTVPDAAERERLIQAVLDGRLTRDRLVAETKAVKAGRPAPRTGRRQRVARERVVIKLGEGRSISVSAPTLSIDSVVTWFIDLAEQLKHAGADGRPLAEVAKGISVNGK, encoded by the coding sequence ATGCCGGAGCACATCATCCAACATGTACCGACGAACAAGCCGGTGTCGTCCGGCAACGTGCGGGCGGGGCTCGACGAAGAAGAGCAGGTGTCGCTGGCGCAGAGCATCGCGCAGAACGGTATCCTCGTCCCGCTGCTCGGCCACTACGAAGGTGATGCCCTCATCGTCGATGACGGACACCGCCGGCTGGACGCAGCCCGTCGCGCCGGCCTTGCAACCGTGCCGATGCTGATCGCCGAGAAGGCCCCGACGCCGGCTGAGCGGGTCACGCTCCAACTCCTGGCCAACACGCAGCGCCAGGGCCTGAAAGTCACCGAGCACGCCCGCGCCGTTCACGAGCTGATGCAGGCGACGGGCTGGTCGGCGGCGGAGGTCTCGCTGCGGCTCGGCCGGCCGTCGCCCGGCACCATCTCCAAGCTGCTTTCGCTGCTTGTGCTGCCGCGCCAGGTGCATGACCTGATCGACGCGGGGCGCATCCCCATGAGCAGCGCCTACCAGATCGTGACCGTGCCGGACGCGGCGGAGCGCGAGCGGCTCATCCAGGCGGTGCTCGACGGGCGGCTGACGCGCGACCGGCTGGTCGCGGAGACGAAGGCCGTCAAGGCGGGTCGTCCCGCTCCACGGACGGGCAGACGACAGCGCGTCGCGCGCGAGCGCGTTGTCATCAAGCTCGGCGAGGGCCGGTCGATCTCCGTCTCCGCGCCGACGCTCAGCATCGATTCAGTCGTTACCTGGTTCATCGACCTTGCCGAACAGCTCAAGCACGCCGGCGCCGACGGTCGGCCGCTGGCAGAAGTCGCCAAGGGCATCTCAGTCAACGGGAAGTAG
- a CDS encoding recombinase zinc beta ribbon domain-containing protein, with product MPRWTDEDRHVVNRDESLRIIDDETFERAQAQLAANRIDRPREAKEVRPFTRHLFCAGCGNVFYARKSSNAKGAYRYYACGHRQSHGPEACDNRASLREDKLMERVQAAMSAVFDNMDGVLDEVAAMASEALEANRSETTRLKGEIAEADKFIGNLTRLLADPDIEAGAKKAVARQLAEQDAKREELRQALESVAVQAALDMDDLMADCRQAFLEAKANFAGLMTPAQVNRFIAEVVGPMTVLPDGRVVQNEKAATTGKVVAAGIAGAGLEPATSGL from the coding sequence GTGCCACGCTGGACCGATGAGGATCGCCACGTCGTCAATCGCGACGAGTCCCTGCGCATCATCGACGATGAAACGTTCGAGCGCGCCCAGGCGCAGCTTGCGGCCAACCGGATCGACCGGCCGCGCGAGGCGAAGGAAGTGCGGCCGTTCACGCGCCACTTGTTCTGCGCCGGGTGCGGCAATGTCTTCTACGCCCGCAAGAGCAGCAACGCCAAGGGCGCGTACCGCTACTACGCCTGCGGCCACCGGCAGTCGCACGGGCCGGAGGCCTGCGACAACCGGGCGTCGCTGCGCGAGGACAAGCTCATGGAGCGCGTCCAAGCCGCCATGAGCGCCGTCTTCGACAACATGGACGGCGTGCTGGACGAAGTCGCGGCGATGGCGAGCGAAGCGCTGGAAGCGAACCGGAGCGAGACGACGCGGCTCAAGGGCGAGATCGCGGAAGCGGACAAGTTCATCGGCAACCTGACCCGCCTGCTCGCCGACCCGGACATCGAGGCCGGCGCCAAGAAGGCGGTGGCCCGCCAGCTCGCCGAGCAGGATGCCAAGCGGGAGGAACTCCGGCAGGCCCTGGAGTCCGTCGCGGTGCAGGCCGCACTCGACATGGACGACCTGATGGCCGACTGCCGGCAGGCGTTCCTGGAGGCGAAGGCCAACTTCGCCGGGCTGATGACGCCCGCCCAGGTCAATCGCTTCATCGCCGAGGTGGTGGGGCCGATGACCGTCCTGCCGGACGGCCGCGTGGTCCAAAACGAAAAGGCCGCCACAACCGGGAAAGTTGTAGCGGCCGGAATAGCGGGGGCAGGACTCGAACCTGCGACCTCCGGGTTATGA
- a CDS encoding TraM recognition domain-containing protein, producing MLGLFRKHKRAVRELSDLLALPLLHWSREDAWTLRDAVEGTLILGATGSGKTSGSGRLIARTMLSCGFGGLVLTAKADERALWEGYCRDTNRLDDLIVVGSDCSHRFNFLAHELTRQGEGAGLTENIVMLFENVMEIKDRNRRTGGGGDDGSFWRDRGLMGLRCAVDILALATGSVSVPELVKVFLTAPTSPAQVCDAQFQESSACFRHIKAADAKSKTPRQQHDFGVACDHFLLEWPGLAERTRSTIQATVLGWLDPCNRGLLREMFCTDTTLTPEAVQDGKIILIDLPVKEFAEVGQFAQVVWKYCTQKQIERRNVQENPRPVFLWADEAQHFLTSYDFQFQATCRSAWVATVLLSQNYSNFVAALGGNEKARVETDSLLANLNTKVFHGNSDPVTNEWASRLIGRTLQCRASGNHSHAADDQLSALLGLDWTRENGTTSGGFSEVMEAEVEPREFTRLRTGGPDNNWIVDGIVFQNGRAFRASGRGWLPVQFHQRT from the coding sequence ATGCTCGGACTGTTCAGGAAACACAAACGCGCCGTGCGCGAACTCTCCGATCTGCTCGCGCTGCCGCTGCTGCACTGGTCGCGCGAGGACGCCTGGACGTTGCGCGACGCGGTGGAGGGCACGCTGATCCTCGGCGCGACCGGCTCGGGCAAGACGAGCGGCTCCGGCCGGCTGATCGCCCGCACGATGCTCTCGTGCGGCTTCGGCGGCCTGGTGCTGACCGCGAAGGCGGACGAGCGCGCCCTGTGGGAGGGCTACTGCCGCGACACGAATCGGCTGGACGATTTGATCGTGGTTGGGAGCGACTGTTCGCATCGCTTCAACTTTCTGGCGCACGAACTCACCCGGCAGGGCGAGGGCGCTGGATTGACTGAGAACATCGTCATGCTGTTCGAGAACGTCATGGAGATCAAGGATCGCAATCGCCGGACGGGTGGCGGGGGCGACGACGGGAGCTTCTGGCGGGATCGCGGCCTGATGGGCCTGCGCTGCGCCGTGGACATTCTCGCGTTGGCGACCGGCAGCGTGTCTGTGCCGGAACTGGTCAAGGTGTTCCTGACGGCGCCGACGTCGCCGGCGCAGGTCTGCGACGCGCAATTCCAGGAATCCTCGGCCTGTTTCCGGCACATCAAGGCGGCGGATGCCAAGTCAAAGACGCCACGCCAGCAGCATGACTTCGGCGTGGCGTGCGATCATTTCTTACTCGAGTGGCCTGGCCTTGCTGAACGTACCCGAAGCACCATTCAGGCGACGGTCCTGGGGTGGCTCGACCCGTGCAATCGCGGCCTGCTCCGCGAGATGTTCTGCACGGACACGACGCTGACGCCGGAGGCCGTGCAGGATGGCAAGATCATCCTGATCGACCTGCCGGTCAAGGAATTTGCAGAAGTCGGCCAGTTCGCACAGGTGGTCTGGAAATACTGCACTCAGAAGCAGATCGAGCGGCGCAATGTGCAGGAGAATCCCCGGCCTGTCTTTCTGTGGGCCGACGAGGCGCAGCACTTCCTGACGAGCTACGACTTTCAGTTCCAGGCGACATGCCGGTCGGCCTGGGTCGCAACGGTGCTGCTTAGCCAGAACTACAGCAACTTCGTGGCCGCGCTCGGCGGCAACGAGAAGGCCCGCGTCGAGACGGACTCGCTGCTGGCCAACCTCAACACGAAGGTCTTTCACGGCAACAGCGACCCGGTGACGAACGAGTGGGCCTCGCGACTCATCGGCCGCACATTGCAGTGCCGGGCGAGCGGCAATCACTCGCACGCGGCCGACGATCAGCTCAGTGCCCTGCTGGGCCTCGACTGGACGCGCGAGAACGGCACGACGAGCGGCGGCTTCTCGGAGGTCATGGAGGCGGAGGTCGAACCGCGCGAGTTCACGCGGCTGCGCACGGGCGGCCCCGACAATAACTGGATCGTGGACGGCATCGTATTTCAGAACGGGAGAGCGTTCAGGGCATCGGGTCGCGGCTGGCTCCCGGTGCAGTTTCACCAGAGGACATAG
- a CDS encoding DUF1232 domain-containing protein yields MAEFFSFLKLFVGCSTLLFLAMLILLALPQSKLRAVGLELTKYATAAGLVLMCVSPLDVVPDVVPVLGFADDIAYIIGAIAAVRSGLGEREKRKLYDEIELQELRDKAGRN; encoded by the coding sequence GTGGCTGAGTTCTTCTCGTTCCTCAAGCTGTTCGTCGGATGCAGCACACTGCTGTTCCTGGCGATGCTGATCCTTCTAGCTCTGCCGCAGAGCAAGCTGCGGGCAGTCGGTTTGGAGTTGACCAAGTACGCGACGGCGGCGGGACTTGTCCTGATGTGTGTGTCGCCGTTGGACGTAGTCCCCGATGTGGTCCCTGTCTTGGGGTTCGCTGACGACATCGCCTACATCATCGGCGCCATCGCCGCTGTTCGATCGGGCCTGGGCGAGCGGGAGAAGCGGAAGCTCTACGACGAGATCGAACTCCAGGAACTCCGTGACAAGGCCGGGAGGAACTGA
- a CDS encoding J domain-containing protein, with the protein MDPIVVGIAAGLVSGLWALRRVLRNGPAITWAKGAHTSLPPASARDGMIRYFRERQCKLSKGYLDGGVFRRGEMTVKRLRGSEDAHWLRLPTFIAAACWEDGGRTYCHVHYRLSSMVSVSAWGLRYIEECASAEFDGLLRYLDQLSQECERQRQRSRPRHHWYPDDEDAQPAQETPASADPLDADLAVLGLKRGATPEQVTKAYRVACHKYHPDRFNGQNVEPHLVELAVQRFKEVTAAYRRLRDRMGQRA; encoded by the coding sequence ATGGACCCGATAGTCGTTGGAATTGCTGCCGGTCTTGTGAGCGGACTCTGGGCGCTTCGGAGGGTGCTGCGGAATGGCCCGGCGATCACGTGGGCAAAAGGCGCCCACACGTCGCTGCCACCCGCCTCCGCAAGGGACGGCATGATCCGGTACTTCCGAGAACGACAGTGCAAGCTGTCGAAGGGCTACCTGGACGGCGGCGTCTTCCGTCGCGGTGAGATGACCGTCAAGCGGCTGCGGGGCTCAGAGGATGCACACTGGCTGAGACTTCCGACCTTCATTGCCGCAGCATGCTGGGAGGACGGAGGCAGAACATACTGCCACGTGCATTACCGGTTGTCGTCAATGGTCTCAGTGTCGGCATGGGGTCTTCGGTACATCGAGGAGTGTGCAAGCGCGGAGTTCGACGGCTTACTCAGGTACCTGGACCAGCTGTCACAGGAGTGTGAGCGACAGCGTCAGCGGAGTCGCCCCCGTCACCACTGGTATCCCGATGACGAGGACGCGCAGCCCGCGCAGGAAACGCCGGCGTCGGCCGATCCGCTCGACGCTGACCTTGCCGTGCTCGGCCTCAAACGCGGCGCCACTCCGGAGCAGGTCACGAAGGCGTATCGGGTCGCCTGCCACAAGTACCACCCCGACCGGTTCAATGGGCAGAACGTCGAACCGCACCTGGTCGAACTCGCCGTGCAGCGCTTCAAGGAAGTCACGGCCGCTTACCGCCGCCTGCGCGACCGCATGGGGCAGCGCGCCTGA